From a single Pseudalkalibacillus hwajinpoensis genomic region:
- a CDS encoding KGG domain-containing protein codes for MANDSNNKMSREEAGRKGGNKTSREHDKEFYQDIGQKGGEKTAKEHDKEFYQEIGEKGGEQTSKNQDKEFYKEIGEKGGKKSGGNQNS; via the coding sequence ATGGCTAATGACAGTAACAACAAAATGAGCAGAGAAGAAGCGGGACGTAAAGGCGGAAACAAGACTTCAAGAGAACATGACAAAGAATTCTATCAGGATATCGGACAAAAGGGTGGAGAAAAAACAGCGAAAGAACATGACAAAGAATTTTATCAAGAAATTGGAGAAAAGGGTGGAGAACAAACCTCCAAAAATCAGGATAAAGAATTCTACAAAGAAATTGGAGAAAAGGGTGGCAAGAAAAGCGGCGGAAATCAAAATTCATAA
- a CDS encoding redoxin domain-containing protein, producing MTKKERKQMLKKFVLVVLAIALGWGIYSTIIADRSVGTEVGDKAADFTLTTLEGEEVTLSDYEGKPVFLNFWATWCPPCKEEMPDIQNFADVHGEEVTVLSVNFTKFEPDKEAIPAFVDSNQLRFPILMDREGTVGEKLYKVISMPTSFMIDGEGIIREKRVGPLTLEDMENWLDQVK from the coding sequence ATGACTAAGAAAGAACGCAAGCAGATGCTGAAAAAATTTGTTCTGGTTGTTCTTGCTATTGCGCTTGGCTGGGGCATATATAGCACAATCATAGCGGACAGAAGCGTAGGTACAGAAGTTGGCGATAAAGCCGCAGACTTTACTCTAACTACGCTTGAAGGGGAAGAAGTGACGCTTTCGGATTATGAAGGAAAGCCTGTGTTTTTAAATTTCTGGGCAACCTGGTGCCCGCCATGTAAAGAAGAAATGCCGGACATACAGAATTTCGCTGATGTGCACGGTGAAGAGGTGACTGTTCTGTCTGTTAACTTCACGAAGTTTGAGCCTGATAAAGAAGCGATTCCTGCATTTGTAGATTCAAATCAACTCAGGTTTCCAATTTTGATGGATAGAGAAGGTACAGTAGGCGAGAAGCTTTACAAGGTTATTTCAATGCCAACCTCATTTATGATTGATGGTGAAGGAATCATACGTGAGAAAAGAGTAGGTCCGCTCACACTAGAGGATATGGAAAACTGGCTTGATCAAGTAAAATAA
- a CDS encoding AzlD domain-containing protein — protein MNSTMLLIILGCAVVTYIPRMIPLVFFKSENIPSIVQNVLKNVPFAILGALIFPGILTISDDIMFGVIGAVAAFLVAYLGANLIVVVMFSVGVLSVYAYFF, from the coding sequence ATGAATAGTACAATGCTCCTGATTATTTTAGGTTGTGCTGTTGTCACATACATTCCAAGAATGATTCCACTTGTGTTTTTTAAATCGGAAAACATTCCTTCCATCGTTCAAAATGTGTTAAAGAACGTTCCATTTGCCATTTTAGGTGCACTGATCTTCCCCGGCATTCTTACGATCAGCGATGACATCATGTTTGGTGTGATTGGAGCAGTGGCTGCTTTTCTAGTGGCGTATCTTGGTGCGAATCTCATTGTGGTAGTGATGTTTTCGGTTGGTGTTTTAAGCGTTTATGCTTACTTTTTTTAG
- a CDS encoding M48 family metallopeptidase produces MKKRITWIILSFFVYALFMGLYLFYWADFGVPEAYQGTAADPATFMTERQLELSEEYSRYRSFLSFIAIPYEWLIYLGILGFGLSRLFKQFSEGVSRKRFIIIPLYMILLTAFTWILTFPLHYWARSLSVRYGINTQSFSGWMKDEMISFWIDVALTSLIIGVLYALMKRFKKKWWLAAWGLMIPYLAFMMYIQPVLIDPLYNDFTSLSDKALEEQILSMAETADIPADRVFEVNMSEKTNAMNAYVSGIGSNLRIVLWDTTTNKLDDDEVLFIMAHEMGHYVMNHLYGNLFGALVSSLIGLYLAYRLLGGMVRKWGDSWGVSSASDLASLPALFLLFSMMSFIASPLELAISRNAEMKADQYAIEMTGDVDAAVGSFQTLTVNSLNEVNPPFLVKYLKYGHPTMMERLVMLNEYEKDAHSE; encoded by the coding sequence ATGAAGAAACGGATAACCTGGATTATTCTAAGCTTCTTCGTATATGCCCTCTTCATGGGGCTTTATTTGTTTTACTGGGCTGACTTTGGCGTGCCAGAAGCCTATCAGGGAACAGCTGCAGATCCCGCAACTTTTATGACTGAGCGACAGCTGGAATTATCTGAAGAATATTCACGTTACAGAAGTTTCTTATCATTTATTGCGATACCGTATGAATGGCTAATTTATCTTGGTATTCTTGGCTTCGGACTATCAAGGCTGTTCAAGCAATTTAGTGAAGGTGTTTCCCGAAAAAGGTTCATTATCATCCCTTTGTATATGATTCTATTGACGGCTTTTACATGGATTTTAACCTTCCCTCTCCACTATTGGGCAAGATCATTATCAGTTCGGTATGGCATTAATACTCAGTCATTTTCAGGATGGATGAAAGATGAAATGATATCATTCTGGATTGATGTAGCACTTACGTCGCTTATCATAGGTGTCCTTTACGCCCTTATGAAACGCTTCAAAAAGAAATGGTGGCTTGCGGCATGGGGGTTGATGATACCCTATCTTGCTTTTATGATGTACATTCAGCCGGTTCTCATTGATCCCCTATATAATGACTTTACATCGTTATCAGATAAAGCGCTGGAAGAACAAATTCTTTCGATGGCAGAAACAGCTGATATTCCAGCCGACCGGGTATTTGAAGTGAACATGTCAGAGAAGACCAATGCGATGAATGCATATGTATCAGGAATTGGCTCTAACTTACGAATAGTGCTATGGGATACAACAACGAATAAGTTAGATGACGATGAAGTTCTCTTTATAATGGCTCATGAAATGGGCCACTATGTCATGAATCACCTGTATGGAAACCTGTTTGGTGCCCTTGTTTCAAGTTTAATTGGACTTTATCTTGCTTATCGCCTTCTAGGTGGCATGGTAAGGAAATGGGGGGATTCATGGGGGGTTTCGTCCGCTTCTGATCTCGCATCTCTACCTGCGTTGTTTCTTTTATTCTCGATGATGTCCTTTATTGCAAGTCCTCTTGAGCTTGCGATTTCAAGGAATGCGGAAATGAAAGCAGATCAGTATGCTATTGAAATGACTGGCGACGTTGATGCAGCGGTTGGATCGTTCCAAACGCTAACCGTCAATAGCTTGAACGAAGTGAATCCGCCATTTCTTGTGAAATATTTAAAATATGGTCATCCAACGATGATGGAACGGCTCGTAATGCTAAACGAGTATGAAAAAGACGCTCATTCTGAATAA
- a CDS encoding general stress protein, producing the protein MANNNNDKMSREEAGRKGGNKTSREHNKDFYQDIGQKGGEKTAKEHDKEFYQEIGEKGGNKAANEHNKEFYEDIGEKGGKKTAREHDKEFYQEIGEKGGKQTSKNQDKEFYREIGEKGGKNSGN; encoded by the coding sequence ATGGCTAACAATAATAACGATAAAATGAGTAGAGAAGAAGCAGGACGTAAAGGTGGAAACAAGACATCAAGAGAGCATAACAAGGATTTTTATCAGGATATTGGACAAAAGGGTGGGGAAAAAACAGCTAAGGAACACGACAAAGAGTTTTATCAGGAAATTGGAGAAAAAGGCGGCAATAAAGCAGCAAATGAACACAATAAGGAATTCTATGAGGACATCGGAGAAAAGGGAGGTAAGAAAACAGCAAGAGAACATGATAAAGAATTCTATCAGGAAATCGGAGAAAAGGGTGGAAAGCAAACGTCTAAAAATCAGGATAAAGAATTCTATCGCGAGATTGGAGAAAAAGGCGGTAAGAACAGCGGGAATTAA
- a CDS encoding Cof-type HAD-IIB family hydrolase, which translates to MRCISIDMDGTLLTKEQTVSYENVNAIREAQSQDITVVLNTGRAYDGAMKPLEGSGLTLPVICYNGAEIRSNEGEILHAIYLSDEQVQSVKEILDNEGIYYQLFTNKGVFTHDYEGTLDLIVDMMKSSNPELTKEELKVGSERQFESLSLKIIDDFNNLLGDKDLHVYKFLSFSFDEERLQRASVETDKVKKTVVTSSGKENLEINHEDAQKGIALETFITQHGLDMKKTAAIGDNYNDLSMLKMAAYSVAMGNADQEIKNHASFVTKNNEHDGVAHAIYKIMDEDLLA; encoded by the coding sequence ATGAGATGTATTTCAATTGATATGGATGGAACTCTTTTAACAAAAGAACAAACGGTAAGCTATGAGAATGTGAATGCAATCCGAGAGGCGCAGAGTCAGGACATAACAGTTGTTCTGAATACAGGGAGAGCCTATGACGGAGCGATGAAGCCACTTGAAGGAAGCGGGTTAACGCTTCCGGTTATTTGTTATAATGGAGCAGAAATTCGTTCTAATGAGGGTGAAATACTCCACGCTATTTACCTTAGTGATGAACAGGTTCAATCAGTAAAAGAGATCTTGGATAACGAAGGCATCTATTACCAGCTTTTCACAAATAAGGGAGTCTTTACTCACGATTATGAGGGGACACTGGATTTAATTGTGGATATGATGAAAAGTTCAAACCCTGAGTTAACCAAAGAGGAATTAAAAGTTGGTTCAGAGCGGCAGTTTGAAAGCTTATCACTTAAGATTATTGATGACTTTAACAATCTACTTGGCGATAAAGATCTTCATGTCTATAAGTTCCTAAGTTTTTCATTTGATGAAGAGCGTTTACAGCGTGCTTCGGTTGAAACGGATAAGGTTAAGAAGACCGTTGTTACATCATCTGGAAAAGAAAACCTTGAAATTAACCACGAAGATGCACAAAAGGGTATTGCCCTCGAAACCTTTATAACTCAGCATGGGCTTGATATGAAGAAAACAGCAGCGATTGGTGATAATTACAACGATCTATCCATGCTAAAAATGGCAGCATATTCTGTTGCAATGGGGAACGCTGATCAAGAAATTAAAAACCATGCCTCATTTGTAACAAAAAACAATGAACATGATGGGGTAGCCCATGCGATCTATAAAATAATGGATGAGGATTTATTGGCGTAA
- a CDS encoding GNAT family N-acetyltransferase, protein MEEFPVLFTDRLKLRELNDGDILVLLSIFSNPHTMKYYGSDVMEGLEEAEGMVMSFRNGFENQQVFRWGIERRDNGEIIGTCGFHNRAKRVRRIEMGYELNEDEEGKGYMTEAMSAIIPFAFDHLHVNRIGALIHPNNLPSRKLVKRLGFQEEGLLREYVYAGGAYMDLIMHSLLKREWPL, encoded by the coding sequence GTGGAGGAGTTTCCCGTCCTTTTTACTGATCGATTGAAGTTAAGAGAATTAAATGATGGAGATATCCTGGTTTTACTATCGATTTTTTCGAATCCCCATACAATGAAATATTACGGTAGTGATGTTATGGAAGGGTTAGAAGAAGCAGAAGGCATGGTAATGAGCTTTCGTAATGGTTTTGAAAATCAACAGGTTTTCCGATGGGGAATCGAGCGACGAGACAATGGCGAGATAATTGGCACTTGTGGTTTTCATAATCGTGCTAAACGGGTGAGACGAATTGAGATGGGTTATGAACTTAACGAAGATGAAGAAGGCAAAGGGTATATGACGGAAGCTATGTCTGCCATCATTCCCTTTGCCTTTGATCATCTTCATGTAAATCGGATTGGCGCTCTCATTCATCCCAATAATTTGCCTTCACGTAAACTTGTGAAAAGACTTGGGTTTCAGGAAGAAGGATTACTTCGAGAATATGTGTACGCTGGAGGAGCTTATATGGATTTAATCATGCATTCACTTTTGAAAAGAGAATGGCCTCTTTAA
- a CDS encoding DUF948 domain-containing protein — MIIVYASISIIVLSLAYLGYIAVKNLKETKQSINDLSETAARFQEKVDQINTETNQLTETTTQISEGIQTKKETVQGVIQTAKATPAPFKRLISSINNTPNPQRETSDSEITEIGDKLIDLWGRYRVKRKTKQAE, encoded by the coding sequence ATGATTATCGTATATGCAAGTATTTCCATTATTGTTCTTTCCCTTGCCTATCTTGGATACATAGCTGTTAAAAATCTTAAGGAAACGAAGCAGTCTATTAATGATCTTTCAGAAACAGCAGCAAGGTTCCAAGAAAAAGTTGATCAAATTAACACTGAAACAAATCAGCTAACTGAAACTACAACACAAATTTCTGAAGGCATCCAAACAAAGAAAGAAACCGTTCAGGGCGTTATTCAAACTGCAAAAGCAACACCTGCACCTTTCAAAAGGCTTATCTCATCTATTAATAACACACCAAATCCTCAACGTGAGACCTCTGACTCTGAAATCACTGAAATTGGTGATAAGCTCATCGATTTGTGGGGCCGCTACCGCGTTAAACGAAAGACAAAACAAGCGGAGTAA
- a CDS encoding AIM24 family protein — translation MNRYSIEEFLKSTEQKDKGEGFFELETPRMLEVNLNGRVWAKSGAMITYNGQIKFEREGILEHGLGKMFKKAFTGEGASLMKADGNGKLYLADAGKKISILHLQQGESISVNGNDLLAFESGIEWDIRMMKRITGMMAGGLFNVTCKGPGMIAITSHYEPLTIRVTPGKPVITDPNATVAWSGHLEPNFQTDISLKSFLGRGSGESIQMKFEGDGFVVVQPFEEVYMQNNQG, via the coding sequence TTGAATCGCTATTCTATTGAGGAATTCTTAAAGTCAACTGAACAGAAAGATAAAGGAGAGGGGTTCTTTGAACTCGAAACTCCTCGTATGCTTGAGGTGAATTTAAATGGACGCGTATGGGCAAAGTCAGGAGCTATGATTACATACAACGGCCAGATCAAATTTGAGAGAGAAGGAATTCTTGAACATGGACTTGGTAAAATGTTTAAGAAGGCATTTACAGGCGAGGGTGCTTCCCTAATGAAAGCAGATGGGAATGGAAAATTATATCTCGCGGATGCCGGGAAGAAAATCTCTATTTTACATTTACAGCAAGGAGAATCGATTAGTGTGAATGGGAATGATCTCCTTGCATTCGAGTCAGGTATTGAATGGGACATTAGGATGATGAAGCGAATTACCGGGATGATGGCAGGTGGGTTATTTAACGTCACCTGTAAAGGACCTGGCATGATTGCCATTACAAGTCATTATGAACCACTAACCATCCGTGTGACACCGGGCAAGCCAGTTATAACAGACCCGAATGCTACAGTTGCTTGGTCAGGACATCTTGAACCTAATTTCCAAACAGATATTTCATTGAAGTCCTTCTTGGGAAGAGGGAGCGGGGAATCCATTCAAATGAAATTTGAAGGTGATGGATTTGTTGTTGTGCAACCATTTGAGGAAGTTTATATGCAGAACAATCAGGGATAG
- a CDS encoding AzlC family ABC transporter permease codes for MTGVMKGDSGFTQGLKAGVSIAIGYMPVALTFGLLARTTGLTLYESVLMSLLVFAGAAQYITLSLLAIGTGAFEIIFTIFIVNIRHLLMSASINEKVIDDLPWKKALYAFGITDETFTVAATKAGSLTTGYMYGLCVISYSSWVIFTGAGYVAGASLPGVIQQGMSVALYAMFVGLLIPSAKKSRKVLVLAGIAALLNSVFAAASLSTGWSIVLATLLSSILVEWVIGRRHHE; via the coding sequence ATGACTGGTGTGATGAAAGGCGACTCTGGATTTACGCAGGGGCTTAAGGCTGGGGTTAGTATAGCCATTGGGTATATGCCTGTTGCTCTGACATTCGGATTACTGGCAAGAACAACAGGTCTCACTCTATATGAGTCGGTTTTAATGAGTCTACTCGTTTTTGCAGGGGCGGCACAGTATATTACTCTTAGCCTGCTCGCTATTGGAACGGGGGCATTTGAAATTATTTTTACGATTTTTATCGTCAATATTCGCCATTTATTAATGAGTGCCTCTATAAATGAAAAAGTAATCGATGATCTACCGTGGAAAAAAGCGCTGTATGCTTTTGGTATAACAGATGAAACTTTTACAGTAGCAGCTACAAAAGCTGGCTCGCTTACAACAGGTTATATGTATGGGTTATGTGTCATTTCATACTCAAGTTGGGTCATTTTTACTGGAGCTGGATATGTAGCAGGTGCTTCACTTCCAGGTGTTATTCAGCAAGGGATGAGCGTGGCGTTGTATGCGATGTTTGTTGGGCTGCTAATTCCCTCCGCTAAAAAAAGTCGTAAGGTGCTGGTTTTAGCAGGAATCGCTGCCTTACTAAATAGTGTTTTCGCAGCGGCGAGCTTATCAACAGGTTGGTCAATTGTTCTTGCAACCCTTCTCTCTTCAATTCTTGTTGAGTGGGTTATAGGGAGGAGACATCATGAATAG
- a CDS encoding DUF2254 domain-containing protein: protein MEHNKFKRIRSSFWFIPTFYGAGAFVAAIITLLFDRYIIGGDAVGLPYFFFASYDTSVTILSTLVSSMLTMTTITFSTIMVVLTTYLSNFSPRTLQNFITDRITKRVLGIFVGGIIYFIILLLLIEQSSQKDVVYLAPVFAVIYAIVCVAFFVFFIHHVSNWILVGNLIQHITSNTLTTINRTFKDFEKANQGDIASFDSWEIEEIKMKNPVTIRSTKSGYLQNMDITELIQTATRQDFIIRLERDIGEFVDEGTVIFSYWTTMDTPDHNKLLNALSLGTERTTDQDIEYGIQKLVEIALRAISPGINDPNTAINCINRLGRVLSLLGQKHIPHPLYHDEHKNLRVITKPVMYSTYLYKSFYQIRHYAREDVSVLGSILHSLELAADGNKHDTHETIWEFGQFVIRGFDPNVLDEFDRRFINEKLEKLSFATGFHEAFKPLERP, encoded by the coding sequence ATGGAGCACAATAAATTCAAAAGAATTCGTTCTAGTTTCTGGTTTATCCCTACTTTTTATGGTGCAGGAGCATTTGTCGCAGCAATTATCACACTTCTTTTTGATAGGTATATCATCGGGGGAGATGCGGTGGGGCTACCTTACTTCTTCTTTGCATCCTATGATACGAGCGTTACGATTCTAAGCACACTTGTTTCATCTATGTTAACTATGACTACGATTACGTTCTCTACCATTATGGTTGTTCTTACTACTTATCTATCCAATTTTTCTCCTCGTACACTTCAGAACTTCATTACCGATCGCATCACCAAACGCGTTTTAGGTATTTTCGTCGGCGGAATTATTTATTTTATTATCCTTTTGCTATTAATTGAGCAAAGCAGTCAGAAAGATGTCGTCTACCTTGCACCTGTCTTTGCAGTGATTTACGCCATTGTGTGCGTCGCTTTTTTCGTATTCTTCATTCATCATGTCTCGAACTGGATTCTTGTTGGAAATTTAATTCAACATATAACGAGTAACACACTTACAACAATTAATCGGACTTTCAAAGATTTTGAAAAGGCGAATCAAGGTGATATTGCCTCCTTTGACTCCTGGGAAATCGAAGAGATTAAAATGAAGAACCCAGTAACTATACGCTCAACAAAGTCTGGCTATCTTCAAAATATGGATATAACGGAATTAATACAAACCGCTACAAGACAAGATTTTATTATACGGCTTGAGAGAGACATTGGTGAATTTGTAGATGAGGGGACAGTCATCTTTTCTTATTGGACAACTATGGATACGCCGGACCATAATAAACTACTCAATGCGCTTTCCTTAGGAACAGAACGAACAACCGATCAAGACATCGAATATGGAATTCAAAAGCTAGTTGAAATTGCCCTCAGAGCAATTTCACCTGGAATAAATGATCCTAACACTGCTATTAACTGTATTAACAGGCTTGGAAGAGTACTGTCCCTGCTTGGTCAAAAACATATTCCACATCCTCTTTACCACGATGAACATAAAAACCTTCGAGTGATCACAAAACCTGTAATGTATAGTACGTATCTTTATAAAAGTTTTTATCAAATACGGCATTATGCGAGAGAAGACGTTTCTGTTCTTGGCTCTATCCTTCACTCGTTGGAGCTTGCAGCCGATGGCAATAAGCATGATACTCATGAAACGATCTGGGAATTTGGTCAATTTGTTATAAGAGGCTTTGACCCGAACGTTCTAGATGAGTTTGATCGCCGTTTCATTAACGAGAAGCTTGAAAAACTTTCTTTTGCTACCGGCTTTCATGAGGCGTTCAAGCCGCTTGAACGTCCTTAA
- a CDS encoding DUF2188 domain-containing protein, which produces MKEYTVAPNKDVTGWYVKIEDVAPTDLYDMRSIAIEKAEELAKGDTPSRLLILNDQHEVEEERKF; this is translated from the coding sequence GTGAAGGAATATACGGTAGCACCTAATAAAGATGTAACAGGATGGTACGTTAAAATCGAGGACGTAGCTCCAACCGATCTATACGATATGCGTTCAATAGCAATTGAAAAAGCTGAGGAATTAGCTAAAGGAGATACGCCAAGCCGCTTATTGATTTTAAACGATCAGCATGAAGTTGAAGAAGAACGCAAATTTTAA
- a CDS encoding histidine phosphatase family protein — MLKKLYLTRHCAAEGQEADASLSPEGRNQAVELAQKLASIPFDKLFSSPFLRAIQSIEPLALQLDKPITLDDRLEERRLSGEQLENWHEELEKTFNDFTYKLQGGESSEKAANRGIETVLEALDITKEFALVMTHGNLFTLILNHFDNTYGFQAWKGLTNPDVYCLCFEDDQLVSMEHLFFEGNI; from the coding sequence TTGTTAAAAAAACTTTACCTTACCAGGCACTGCGCAGCAGAAGGACAGGAGGCTGATGCTTCTTTATCCCCAGAAGGTAGAAATCAGGCCGTTGAATTGGCCCAAAAGCTTGCATCAATTCCTTTCGATAAACTATTTAGCTCCCCTTTCCTGAGAGCAATTCAATCAATTGAACCCCTAGCTCTTCAATTGGATAAGCCAATTACACTCGATGACCGTCTGGAAGAAAGACGCTTATCAGGAGAGCAGCTTGAAAACTGGCATGAAGAGCTCGAGAAAACCTTCAATGACTTTACTTACAAACTTCAGGGGGGAGAGTCCAGTGAAAAAGCTGCCAATAGGGGCATCGAAACAGTCCTTGAAGCATTAGACATCACTAAAGAATTTGCCCTTGTAATGACACACGGTAACCTTTTTACTTTAATTTTGAATCATTTCGACAATACTTATGGTTTTCAAGCATGGAAGGGACTTACTAATCCTGATGTTTACTGTCTTTGTTTTGAAGATGATCAACTTGTCTCAATGGAACACCTCTTTTTTGAAGGGAATATTTAA
- the cls gene encoding cardiolipin synthase, with product MKQTRQIIFFLLMTTSLYIIFFTSLSQEMKWFSGFLYIAILMSILFVLLLEGRSPYKTLLWIYVLIFFPIIGYVFFLFSGQLEVKGHLFKEKRTNGLEFFKQYVNFPASDQWYELTERNQNFSNLIATMVSSPISMRSSTKLLLNGGETFSTIKEEISKAETYIHMEYYTFRSDKLGTSIINLLVQKAKEGVEVRVLYDSIGSHNLSRASKNALRDAGAKVQQFLPIKYGFVNQTVNFRNHRKIIVIDGKAGFVGGLNIGDEYAGDMNNMRYWRDTHLLVKGEILSALHGVFLMDWSYMCGEELLTGKYLETYDVKGDGGTQLVASGPDTKRGAMSDLYFSLITNARERVWIATPYFVPNKAIRTALAMASMRGIDVKLIVPEISDGFLTQYGTRSYFSELLDNGVEIYMYQRGFLHQKIMIVDDDLATVGTANMDMRSLNLNFEVNLFLIQASTVSDLLKAYNNDLNDSIKVTKDSYSERGLMHRTKESFARLFSPVL from the coding sequence ATGAAGCAAACGAGACAAATTATTTTTTTCCTGCTCATGACAACTTCTCTCTATATTATTTTTTTTACATCCTTATCTCAAGAAATGAAATGGTTCTCAGGATTCCTCTATATTGCAATCCTTATGTCAATCCTATTTGTACTTTTACTTGAAGGACGTTCTCCATATAAAACCCTTCTCTGGATTTATGTATTAATCTTCTTTCCGATTATCGGCTACGTATTCTTTCTATTTTCTGGCCAACTTGAGGTAAAAGGACATTTATTTAAAGAGAAGCGAACGAATGGACTTGAATTCTTCAAACAATACGTCAATTTCCCAGCCTCCGATCAATGGTATGAGTTGACAGAGCGGAACCAAAACTTTTCAAATTTAATTGCGACGATGGTATCAAGCCCGATTAGCATGCGTTCAAGTACGAAGCTTTTACTAAATGGAGGCGAGACTTTCTCTACTATTAAAGAAGAAATTAGTAAAGCAGAAACCTATATCCATATGGAATATTATACGTTCCGTTCAGATAAGTTAGGGACTTCAATTATTAACTTACTTGTACAAAAAGCAAAAGAAGGCGTTGAAGTAAGAGTCCTTTATGACTCAATTGGTAGTCATAATCTTTCAAGGGCTTCTAAAAATGCTTTAAGAGATGCAGGCGCTAAAGTTCAGCAATTTCTTCCGATAAAATATGGGTTTGTGAATCAAACCGTTAACTTCCGTAATCACCGTAAAATCATCGTAATTGATGGAAAAGCAGGCTTTGTCGGGGGTCTCAATATTGGCGATGAATATGCGGGTGATATGAACAACATGCGGTACTGGCGTGACACGCATCTTCTTGTGAAAGGTGAAATACTCTCCGCACTGCACGGCGTTTTCCTAATGGACTGGTCATATATGTGTGGAGAAGAACTGCTCACAGGTAAATATCTTGAAACATACGACGTAAAAGGAGATGGTGGTACTCAGCTCGTTGCAAGCGGACCGGATACAAAACGTGGCGCGATGTCAGATCTGTACTTTAGTTTAATTACCAATGCAAGAGAACGCGTATGGATTGCAACACCTTATTTTGTTCCAAATAAAGCGATTCGAACGGCACTCGCAATGGCCTCGATGAGAGGAATTGACGTTAAGCTCATCGTTCCTGAAATTAGTGATGGATTTCTAACACAATACGGAACGAGGTCATACTTCTCAGAGCTGCTAGATAATGGCGTAGAAATTTATATGTACCAGAGGGGTTTCCTTCATCAAAAAATCATGATTGTTGATGATGACCTCGCTACTGTTGGGACGGCAAATATGGATATGCGCTCATTGAATTTGAATTTTGAAGTGAACTTATTTCTTATTCAAGCAAGTACTGTTAGCGACTTGTTGAAAGCCTATAATAATGACTTAAATGATTCTATTAAAGTGACGAAAGATTCCTATAGTGAGCGTGGATTGATGCACCGCACTAAGGAATCATTCGCAAGGCTTTTCTCACCTGTACTTTAA
- a CDS encoding GNAT family N-acetyltransferase: protein MKREIGDQYNTSCFGVFDQEKSLGVVMPIIEPGTRDEGRLFYFGLMPDQRNKGYGSPVHSLALSLLQQKGATYYVGSTGSENKPMLQIFRNNNCTLHREVLSYIRKLSN from the coding sequence ATGAAGCGAGAAATTGGTGATCAGTATAATACCAGTTGTTTTGGCGTATTTGATCAGGAGAAGTCATTGGGAGTTGTAATGCCTATAATTGAGCCGGGTACGCGTGATGAAGGGAGACTGTTTTATTTTGGTTTGATGCCGGATCAGCGTAATAAAGGATATGGAAGTCCTGTTCACAGCCTAGCGTTATCTCTTCTCCAACAGAAGGGAGCAACGTATTACGTTGGCAGTACTGGATCAGAAAATAAGCCGATGCTGCAGATATTTCGAAATAATAATTGTACGCTTCATCGAGAGGTCTTATCGTATATAAGGAAGCTATCAAATTAG
- a CDS encoding YueI family protein, whose protein sequence is MNEDIKRVLDAGIHGTPELKPAEKALYLSTFRERVYVALTKRQVAQKDVYKEVSDEMKRVRSGILYLNGDLPYSMLSKYIKEASKNNLSFTIVNDKETDTPLGLVLASKQNAIEREEVFVRDDRFQLD, encoded by the coding sequence GTGAACGAAGACATTAAGCGAGTACTTGATGCAGGTATACATGGCACGCCAGAATTAAAGCCTGCAGAAAAAGCACTATATTTATCAACGTTCAGAGAGCGAGTTTATGTTGCATTAACAAAGAGACAGGTTGCTCAAAAGGACGTTTATAAGGAAGTTAGTGACGAGATGAAGCGAGTTCGTAGCGGCATTCTTTATCTTAATGGTGACTTGCCCTATTCGATGCTCTCGAAATACATTAAAGAAGCGAGCAAAAACAATCTTTCATTTACGATTGTAAATGATAAAGAAACAGATACGCCGCTTGGCCTTGTGCTCGCTTCAAAACAAAATGCGATTGAGCGAGAAGAAGTGTTTGTTCGCGATGATCGCTTTCAATTGGATTGA